One part of the Musa acuminata AAA Group cultivar baxijiao chromosome BXJ1-5, Cavendish_Baxijiao_AAA, whole genome shotgun sequence genome encodes these proteins:
- the LOC103985359 gene encoding probable receptor-like serine/threonine-protein kinase At5g57670: MQSIISSVLHTAFLTLLLQLMLLHLPPLPLCFEASLRRLAGLQSRRMRQLYSKSRSLKRLMSVAIGRRSREEESTEEIAAPVKSTWRCFSYEEIHAATDGFHKDNLVGRGGYAVVYRGVMADGQAIAVKTMVGASTDEQREKDFLTELGTVGHVRHPNVSALLGCCIDRGLHLVFEFSSRGSVSSNLHDASSPPMAWKLRHGIAVGTAHGLHYLHKECPRRIIHRDIKASNVLLTANFQPQISDFGLAKWLPSEWTHRAISPIEGTFGCLAPEYFMHGIVDEKTDVFAFGVFLLEIISGRKPVDGSHRSLLSWARPFLDDGSLQMLVDPRLGDDYDMEQLKRLSFAASLCIRATASLRPSMTEILELLEGGEISQDRWKMLEEEEVEEEFWGFDDLDDDDDDGDCDTPSTPSTGSS; the protein is encoded by the exons ATGCAAAGCATCATCTCCTCTGTTTTGCACACAGCTTTTCTTACTTTACTCCTCCAATTAATGCTTCTGCATCTTCCTCCACTTCCCCTTTGCTTTGAGGCTTCTCTTCGTCGGCTTGCTGGATTGCAGAGCAGAAGAATGAGGCAGTTGTACAGCAAGAGCAGAAGCCTCAAGCGCCTGATGTCTGTCGCCATCGGAAGGAGGAGCAGAGAAGAAGAGAGCACAGAAGAGATTGCCGCCCCTGTGAAATCAACCTGGAGATGCTTCTCCTATGAAGAAATCCACGCAGCGACCGACGGTTTCCACAAAG ATAACTTGGTGGGCAGGGGAGGGTACGCGGTGGTGTACAGGGGAGTGATGGCAGACGGGCAGGCGATAGCCGTGAAGACGATGGTGGGAGCCTCCACGGACGagcagagggagaaggacttcttGACGGAGCTCGGTACCGTCGGCCATGTGCGGCATCCCAACGTCTCCGCTCTCCTGGGTTGCTGCATCGACCGCGGCCTCCATTTGGTCTTCGAGTTCTCTTCGCGCGGCTCCGTCTCCTCCAATCTCCACG ATGCGAGTTCACCACCAATGGCTTGGAAGCTGCGGCACGGCATCGCGGTGGGCACCGCCCATGGGCTTCATTACCTGCACAAGGAGTGCCCGCGAAGGATCATCCACAGAGACATCAAGGCCTCCAACGTCCTCCTTACTGCAAATTTCCAACCTCAG ATCTCAGACTTCGGCCTTGCGAAATGGCTTCCGTCAGAGTGGACTCACCGCGCCATCTCGCCGATCGAAGGCACATTTGG ATGCCTGGCGCCGGAATATTTCATGCACGGCATCGTGGACGAGAAGACCGATGTGTTTGCGTTTGGTGTCTTCCTGTTAGAGATCATATCAGGTCGGAAACCGGTGGATGGATCTCACAGGAGCTTGCTCAGCTGG GCTAGACCTTTTCTAGATGATGGCAGCTTACAGATGCTGGTTGATCCAAGATTAGGTGATGATTATGACATGGAGCAGCTGAAAAGGCTCAGCTTTGCAGCCTCTCTCTGCATCAGAGCAACAGCATCATTGCGGCCTTCCATGACTGAG ATACTGGAGCTATTGGAGGGTGGTGAGATTTCACAAGATCGATGGAAGATGcttgaggaggaagaggtggaAGAAGAGTTTTGGGGCTTTGATGAtcttgacgacgacgacgacgacggcgactGTGATACTCCCTCAACACCTTCAACAGGCAGTTCTTAA
- the LOC135674506 gene encoding uncharacterized protein At2g39910-like, with protein MAASTAEGPECYSFSRCLLLRLSESIRETLSRTPYAPPEGASVSIKSLVESLLPSGDREAQEGFRKEVRDFFLCCAALAAAEGDESPTLFWVTKDLIFASKSALRELSRAASFESEQQMVIGLLPDVLPALKGVIKESCVDTEEEEVIAASAKAPVAYAIVAAHQFRWLVSQVAYPDLGKLLWLVIPCALTSLDHWSAEVKEQGIVSFIHIVKNVNSAELGWYEEAVLDVCCRNILAADELWDRIVEVSVLLLTSTQQTNPRSPWFERMLNEMLGHLERQPFKKERRIAWLAQIEPVFDVMGLFILAHFRRIFNLFFQWMHADDEETILLVLERLKTIIKLTWIRKSPYFERLVDELTLLYKETAVRKNREPLRIQILQLLVLLQQCKGSQFEKVWEKHKNDPDLTMMISSFNNLLNETLQQVP; from the exons ATGGCGGCGTCAACCGCCGAAGGGCCCGAGTGTTACTCTTTCTCCCGCTGCCTTCTTCTCCG GTTATCTGAGTCGATTCGAGAAACCCTGTCGCGAACCCCATATGCCCCTCCGGAAGGTGCCTCCGTCTCCATCAAATCCCTCGTCGAATCCCTTCTCCCGAGCGGAGACCGGGAAGCACAGGAGGGGTTCCGGAAGGAGGTTAGAGATTTCTTCCTCTGCTGCGCAGCCCTGGCCGCGGCTGAGGGGGACGAATCCCCCACTCTCTTCTGGGTCACGAAAGATCTCATCTTTGCGTCGAAATCGGCTTTACGAGAGCTATCTAGAGCTGCTTCCTTCGAGTCGGAGCAGCAGATGGTCATTGGGCTGTTGCCAGACGTGTTGCCGGCTCTGAAAGGGGTGATAAAGGAGAGCTGTGTGGatacagaggaggaggaggtcatcGCGGCCTCGGCGAAGGCGCCGGTGGCGTATGCTATCGTGGCGGCTCATCAGTTTAGGTGGCTAGTTTCCCAG GTTGCTTATCCTGATTTGGGTAAGTTGTTATGGTTGGTCATCCCGTGCGCACTAACGTCTTTGGATCACTGGTCAGCGGAAGTGAAG GAGCAGGGTATTGTTAGCTTTATACACATAGTGAAAAATGTGAATTCAGCTGAGTTAGGTTGGTACGAGGAGGCAGTCCTTGATGTATGCTGCCGAAACATTCTTGCAGCAGATGAGCTGTGGGATCGTATTGTTGAGGTGTCTGTGCTTTTATTGACCTCTACGCAGCAAACAAATCCTCGTAGCCCTTG GTTTGAAAGAATGCTAAATGAGATGCTAGGCCACTTGGAACGCCAGCCTTTCAAAAAGGAGCGTCGTATTGCATGGCTTGCTCAAATTGAGCCAGTTTTTGATGTTATGGGTCTGTTTATATTGGCACACTTCCGTCGCATTTTTAATCTTTTCTTCCAGTGGATGCATGCTGATGATGAAGAGACCATTCTCCTG GTTCTAGAGCGGCTGAAGACTATCATAAAGCTAACATGGATACGGAAGTCACCCTACTTCGAAAG GTTGGTAGATGAACTAACTCTTCTGTACAAGGAAACAGCAGTCCGAAAAAATCGAGAACCTCTTCGCATCCAAATTCTACAGTTGTTGGTGTTGCTTCAGCA ATGCAAAGGTTCACAGTTCGAAAAAGTTTGGGAAAAGCACAAGAATGATCCAGACTTGACAATGATGATATCCTCCTTTAATAATCTGCTGAACGAGACTCTGCAACAAGTTCCTTAA